A genome region from Erigeron canadensis isolate Cc75 chromosome 3, C_canadensis_v1, whole genome shotgun sequence includes the following:
- the LOC122594420 gene encoding ran-binding protein 1 homolog b-like has translation MSSSSSKGKGPELTDEEDTTNDAAGEEEDTGAQVTPIVKLKAVAVSTGEEDENAILDLKAKLYRFDKDSDQWKERGAGSVKLLKHKVTNKVRLLMRQAKTLKICANHWILPTISIQEHVENEKSCIWRASDFSDGVLKDELFCMKFQTIDIRRQFMKTVQQVAESQLNKNRVTVSRQDKEENGVAKSPQAVENKVAEAQQDENEDASNAARMLENLSVEDRAQKGEPESKSEVKKEEAPASST, from the exons ATGTCATCAAGCAGCAGCAAAGGCAAAGGACCGGAGCTCACGGATGAAGAAGACACCACCAACGACGCCGCCGGCGAAGAAGAAGATACCGGAGCCCAGGTTACTCCGATTGTCAAACTTAAAGCCGTCGCCGTTTCCACcggtgaagaagatgaaaacgcTATCCTCGATCT TAAGGCAAAGTTATATAGGTTTGATAAGGATAGTGATCAGTGGAAAGAAAGAGGTGCTGGTTCTGTTAAGCTGTTAAAGCATAAAGTAACTAACAAAGTTCGTCTCCTTATGCGACAAGCCAAAACCCTCAAAATCTGTGCTAATCATTGGA TTCTTCCGACTATATCAATTCAAGAACATGTTGAAAACGAGAAGTCATGTATTTGGCGAGCTTCTGATTTTTCTGATGGTGTACTCAAAGATGAGCTTTTCTGCATgaaatttcaaaccattgaca TTCGTAGGCAGTTCATGAAAACAGTTCAACAAGTGGCTGAGTCTCAACTGAACAAGAACAGAGTGACCGTGTCTCGACAGGATAAGGAAGAGAATGGAGTGGCCAAGTCTCCGCAGGCTGTGGAGAACAAAGTGGCTGAGGCTCAACAGGACGAGAATGAAGATGCCTCAAATGCTGCTCGGATGCTTGAGAACTTAAGTGTTGAAGATAGAGCCCAAAAGGGAGAACCAGAATCAAAGTCAGAGGTGAAGAAGGAAGAGGCTCCAGCTTCTTCAACTTAA
- the LOC122594545 gene encoding E3 ubiquitin ligase PQT3-like, producing MSIRFKFRSSVNFDSIEIDDNKSYISVAQLRSKILSHNKLNNKDFDLLFLDHLTGQEYNDDEYKIPSGSSVIIKRVPAQAAPTLRPHKLEACELIDGIQKDHSQPEELVIGKQLEPEDLDIIKLENVPNSKSIDLEKVDLPSELRCPICHTYFKDAVMIPCCQHSFCKKCISEVLTLSGKCPKCSATKNRVEHLLPNLSLRHAIEHFLESQILATAPENDLQKYVPDGESCVQGKEVSLLSKRKLDLLNSTSATNKGSNQHMVESVHESLNRKNDFLEGRDKHEELVQFGDSQGENQPAMPQICMPDEGESTSRKRAPWVNPGGGDRSYAVDNRNKKAVRTCYNCGSPGHFIRDCPVASTDHMYQTGDHMFQGGMSGYGMPYWNAAAFSPVNPYMSMYGNPGMFPFSASMVPVTPYGVPPYLPSTYGSIPFPSGITRMGGVAPVGTRFEQPSRHIENSDLQNSDNRGKYSYEKRQRSSDYEDDGIQKRHHYHESERSSEYKSHRDRGKGLSNSVESHGRKLHKDHYYDKHPDEKVKSGHGSYEKHSHSTNDRRDHGSYHTDRSVSGVEDHSGNHKYDEVRYKTHHNNREHSDSDCSCSRHQIKREKDVKRRKREDGFPEIKVRKKPVADEYHGDRWKLDNDSDDDYHHKKRKRVS from the exons atgtcAATCAGGTTCAAATTCAGAAGCTCCGTGAACTTCGATTCAATAGAAATCGACGATAATAAATCCTACATATCAGTTGCTCAACTCAGATCTAAAATTCTCTCTCATAATAAgcttaataataaggattttGATCTCCTTTTTCTTGATCATCTCACCGGCCaag AGTATAATGATGATGAATATAAGATACCTAGCGGTTCGAGTGTGATCATTAAGAGAGTTCCGGCACAGGCGGCACCTAC GTTAAGACCTCATAAGCTCGAAGCATGTGAGCTTATTGATGGCATCCAGAAAG ATCACAGTCAACCAGAGGAATTAGTTATAGGGAAGCAGCTTGAACCTGAAGACCTTGATATTATTAAATTGGAAAA CGTGCCCAACTCCAAGAGCATTGATTTGGAAAAGGTTGACTTGCCATCTGAACTAAGATGTCCTATATGTCACACATATTTCAAGGATGCTGTGATGATACCATGCTGTCAGCATAGCTTCTGTAAAAAAT GCATTAGTGAAGTGCTTACATTGTCAGGGAAGTGCCCTAAATGCTCTGCTACAAAGAACAGGGTAGAACACTTGCTGCCAAATTTATCACTTAGGCATGCCATCGAGCATTTTCTTGAATCTCAGATTCTTGCCACTGCTCCAGAAAATGATCTGCAGAAATATGTCCCAG ATGGGGAATCTTGTGTTCAGGGAAAGGAGGTTTCCTTGTTATCTAAAAGAAAGTTGGATTTGCTTAATTCGACATCTGCAACAAATAAAGGGTCAAATCAGCATATGGTTGAGTCTGTTCATGAATCGCTGAACAGGAAAAATGATTTCTTGGAGGGTAGAGATAAACATGAAGAGTTGGTACAATTTGGCGACTCTCAAGGTGAAAACCAGCCTGCTATGCCCCAAATTTGCATGCCCGACGAAG GCGAATCCACCAGCAGGAAAAGGGCACCATGGGTTAATCCTGGAG GTGGAGATAGAAGTTATGCAGTTGACAATAGAAATAAAAAG GCGGTCCGTACCTGTTACAATTGTGGCTCTCCAGGCCATTTTATAAGAGACTGCCCTGTCGCTTCAACTGACCATATGTACCAGACAG GAGATCATATGTTTCAAGGAGGTATGTCAGGTTATGGAATGCCCTACTGGAATGCCGCTGCCTTCTCCCCTGTCAACCCATACATGAGTATGTACGGAAACCCAGGGATGTTCCCTTTTAGTGCTTCTATGGTCCCTGTTACACCTTATGGAGTTCCACCTTATCTTCCATCTACGTATGGCAGCATACCTTTTCCTAG TGGAATTACAAGAATGGGAGGTGTGGCTCCTGTTGGAACCAGATTTGAACAACCATCAAGACATATAGAGAATTCAGACCTTCAGAACAGTGATAACCGAGGAAAATATTCCTATGAAAAGAG ACAACGGTCTTCCGACTATGAAGATGATGGTATTCAGAAGCGCCATCACTACCATGAGTCAGAACGATCATCGGAATATAAGTCCCATAGAGACAGGGGGAAGGGTCTGAGCAATTCTGTGGAAAGCCATGGACGGAAGTTGCATAAGGATCATTACTATGACAAGCATCCGGATGAAAAGGTCAAATCTGGTCATGGAAGTTATGAAAAGCATTCACATTCAACAAATGATAGGAGAGATCATGGGTCATATCACACAGATAGATCAGTTTCAGGAGTAGAGGATCATAGTGGTAATCATAAGTATGATGAGGTAAGGTATAAAACGCATCATAATAACAGGGAGCATTCAGACAGTGATTGTAGTTGTAGCCGTCatcaaataaaaagagaaaaagatgtCAAAAGGAGAAAGAGGGAAGATGGTTTCCCAGAAATTAAGGTCCGAAAGAAGCCGGTTGCTGATGAGTATCATGGAGACAGATGGAAGCTGGACAATGATTCAGATGATGATTATCACCATAAGAAGAGGAAAAGAGTTAGCTAG